The following are from one region of the Microbacterium sp. cx-55 genome:
- a CDS encoding Mrp/NBP35 family ATP-binding protein, with protein MTADGDLAGAVRTAVGAVIDPELRRPLGELDMIRSVTASDDRVRIEIALTIVGCPASDRIERDVRAAAATLLPAERIDVELGVMTPEQRAALTERLRGARARGIPFTRDSLTRVIAVTSGKGGVGKSTLTANLAVALARTGRSVGLVDADVHGFSIPGLLGLVDAAGRTVRPTKIDDLIVPPIAHGVKVVSIGMFLREGDEGRAVAWRGPMLHRTVQQFLTDVWFGDIDVLLIDMPPGTGDIAISVGQLLPHADVLVVTTPQHAAADVAVRSGTVARQTGQRVVGVVENMAPMTLPDGTVLDLFGSGGGDAVARALSAEGDAVPLLASVPLSPALRAGGDAGLPVVLAAPDDPAGRAITHLAEQLAASGPSLAGRALPLGVR; from the coding sequence GTGACCGCTGACGGCGATCTCGCCGGCGCGGTTCGGACAGCCGTCGGGGCTGTCATCGATCCGGAGCTGCGCCGACCGCTCGGTGAGCTCGACATGATCCGGAGCGTCACCGCGTCCGACGACCGGGTGCGGATCGAGATCGCCCTCACGATCGTCGGCTGCCCGGCGTCGGACCGCATCGAGCGGGACGTCCGGGCTGCCGCGGCCACGCTGCTGCCGGCGGAACGCATCGACGTCGAGCTGGGCGTCATGACCCCTGAGCAGCGGGCTGCGCTCACCGAACGCCTCCGGGGCGCCCGGGCGCGGGGCATCCCGTTCACCCGCGACAGTCTCACGCGCGTCATCGCGGTCACGAGCGGTAAGGGCGGCGTCGGCAAGTCCACGCTCACCGCCAATCTCGCCGTGGCGCTCGCGCGCACCGGCCGGTCGGTCGGGTTGGTCGACGCCGATGTGCACGGTTTCTCCATCCCGGGGCTGCTCGGACTCGTGGACGCCGCGGGCCGAACGGTGCGACCGACGAAGATCGACGACCTGATCGTGCCGCCGATCGCCCACGGTGTGAAGGTCGTCTCGATCGGGATGTTCCTACGCGAGGGCGACGAGGGTCGCGCGGTCGCCTGGCGAGGGCCCATGCTGCACCGCACGGTGCAGCAGTTCCTGACCGACGTCTGGTTCGGCGACATCGACGTGCTGCTGATCGACATGCCTCCCGGCACGGGCGACATCGCGATCTCGGTCGGCCAGCTGCTTCCCCACGCCGACGTGCTCGTCGTGACCACCCCGCAGCACGCGGCGGCCGACGTCGCGGTACGCAGCGGCACCGTGGCCCGGCAGACCGGTCAGCGCGTCGTCGGCGTGGTCGAGAACATGGCGCCGATGACCCTGCCCGATGGCACCGTGCTCGATCTGTTCGGAAGCGGCGGCGGCGATGCGGTGGCCCGCGCGCTGTCGGCCGAGGGCGACGCCGTGCCACTGCTGGCGTCCGTGCCGCTCAGTCCCGCACTGCGCGCGGGCGGCGACGCGGGCCTTCCCGTCGTGCTGGCCGCCCCCGACGATCCGGCCGGTCGGGCGATCACGCACCTCGCCGAGCAGCTGGCCGCATCCGGCCCGTCCCTCGCGGGACGCGCCCTCCCGCTCGGAGTGCGCTGA